The Miscanthus floridulus cultivar M001 unplaced genomic scaffold, ASM1932011v1 os_2019, whole genome shotgun sequence genome contains a region encoding:
- the LOC136534529 gene encoding U-box domain-containing protein 33-like, with the protein MEILSPSPPPSPRPLLRCGGRREQHHGEAWVHVAVGRSPEKTLGLLRWALRRFGCGRIALLHVHQPSPVIPTLLGKIPAAQATEELVLSHRESEKEEMNKMLHTYLAFCHRAQVQTRLLVTENDQIHYGILTLVDQYRITKLIMGSTPDNCFKLKYGKESLMASNAPAFCQIWFVWRGRHIWTREASAATDNAAPVHYRDDVITTKRIRFSSYNNNTGPVLDEGYLAREALTTVDLNQGIVSDYDRSNDYEANHFNSLSMSDWQDDTESALNSTFWSDSSVHIDTLQLYSKEVLARNAKQVMMEADRSRKEAFAELMKRKETESKAASAFAKIKDSDYAKKHEMKMREELEVVLVAKRKQHEDLIKNKERAVSGLDSSMRRLAILDAHAEKIKLWIDEFSEELEVIQSSIESLCQKKLKMQKRETRHIDLDKECTYSHATLSNCASNAFGDNLYSFREFTMSDMQSATCNFSESFKIWSQGRGCVYKGEIMNRTVMIYKLLCHSIESVSQFQQEVYILSKVRHPHLVTLVGACPEALCLAYEYLPNGSLHDRLFSRCNSRHLPWKIRARIVSEISDALLFLHSCKPQMIVHGNLKLENILLDTECHCKIADFGVSRLFTDDMKDYPSGGSELKGSFPYADPEYKRSKVLTPKSDVYYFGIVILQLLTGKQEPAGLAGEVRRAMSCGKLSSVLDPTAGQWSMEVAGRLAELGLRCSEDSSRDRPDLTHETVRELEQLHLMREERAPSSFLCPIMQEIMHDPQVCADGVTYEGWAIRERMETGQGTAPLNNLKLEHLNLTPNHALRFAIQDWLRHPR; encoded by the exons ATGGAGATCCTGAGCCCATCTCCGCCGCCAAGCCCCCGCCCACTCCTACGCTGCGGCGGCCGCCGGGAGCAGCACCACGGCGAGGCGTGGGTCCACGTGGCCGTCGGGAGGTCACCGGAGAAGACGCTTGGGTTGCTGCGATGGGCCCTGCGCCGCTTCGGGTGCGGCCGCATCGCCCTCCTCCACGTCCACCAGCCGTCGCCGGTCATCCCAACCCTCT TAGGAAAGATCCCCGCGGCGCAAGCCACAGAGGAGCTGGTGCTCTCCCATCGCGAGTCCGAGAAGGAGGAGATGAACAAGATGCTTCACACCTACCTCGCCTTCTGCCACAGGGCCCAGGTCCAGACCAGGCTTCTTGTCACGGAGAACGACCAAATCCACTATGGCATCCTCACCCTTGTCGACCAGTACAGGATCACCAAGCTCATAATGGGTTCAACACCTGataa TTGCTTCAAGTTAAAATATGGCAAAGAATCTTTGATGGCcagcaatgctcctgcattctgtCAAATCTGGTTCGTGTGGAGAGGAAGGCACATATGGACCAGAGAAGCGAGTGCAGCCACCGACAACGCTGCCCCAGTTCACTACCGAGATGATGTGATAACTACAAAAAGAATTAGGTTCAGCTCATATAATAACAACACCGGACCCGTACTTGATGAAGGATATCTTGCGCGCGAGGCATTGACAACAGTTGATCTGAATCAAGGCATTGTTTCAGATTATGATCGATCTAATGATTATGAAGCCAACCATTTCAACAGTTTGAGCATGTCAGATTGGCAAGATGATACAGAATCTGCACTCAACTCAACATTCTGGTCTGATTCTTCTGTACATATTGATACATTACAGTTATATTCTAAG GAAGTATTGGCCAGAAATGCCAAACAAGTAATGATGGAAGCTGACAGATCAAGGAAAGAAGCTTTTGCTGAGCTGATGAAGCGCAAAGAAACGGAGTCAAAAGCTGCGAGTGCGTTTGCCAAG ATAAAAGATTCTGATTATGCTAAAAAACATGAAATGAAAATGAGGGAGGAACTTGAAGTTGTATTGGTAGCCAAAAGAAAGCAGCATGAAGATCTTATAAAGAATAAAGAGAGAGCAGTATCAGGGCTGGACTCTTCGATGAGAAGATTAGCTATCCTAGATGCCCATGCTGAAAAAATAAAGCTTTGGATAGATGAGTTTTCAGAAGAGCTTGAAGTGATCCAATCTTCCATAGAAAGTCTTTGCCAGAAGAAACTGAAAATGCAAAAGCGAGAAACCAGACATATTGACCTGGATAAGGAGTGCACATACAGCCATGCCACACTGTCAAATTGCGCCTCAAATGCTTTTGGAGATAATTTGTACAGCTTCAGAGAATTTACAATGTCCGATATGCAATCTGCTACGTGtaatttctcagagagcttcaAGATATGGTCACAAGGTCGTGGGTGTGTTTACAAAGGAGAAATTATGAACAGAACTGTGATGATTTATAAGCTGCTCTGCCATAGCATTGAGAGCGTGAGTCAGTTCCAGCAAGAG GTTTATATCCTCAGCAAGGTGAGGCACCCTCATCTAGTGACACTGGTTGGGGCATGCCCAGAAGCGCTGTGTCTCGCTTATGAATATCTGCCAAATGGGAGCCTTCATGACCGCCTCTTCAGCAGATGCAATAGCCGTCACTTGCCATGGAAAATTCGTGCACGCATTGTTTCTGAGATCTCAGATGCACTGCTGTTCTTGCATTCCTGTAAACCTCAGATGATCGTACATGGCAACTTGAAGCTTGAGAACATCCTTCTAGATACTGAATGCCATTGCAAGATAGCCGACTTTGGTGTTTCTAGGCTATTCACGGATGACATGAAGGATTATCCATCGGGAGGTTCTGAGCTGAAAGGGTCTTTTCCCTATGCAGACCCAGAGTACAAGAGAAGCAAAGTATTAACACCGAAGTCTGATGTATACTACTTCGGCATTGTGATACTCCAGCTGCTGACCGGAAAACAAGAGCCTGCAGGGCTTGCTGGTGAAGTAAGGCGTGCTATGTCTTGTGGCAAGCTATCATCAGTTCTTGATCCGACTGCTGGGCAGTGGTCTATGGAGGTGGCTGGAAGGCTAGCAGAATTAGGCCTGAGGTGCAGTGAAGACAGCAGCCGAGATCGCCCAGACCTGACTCATGAGACTGTACGAGAACTGGAACAGCTACACTTGATGAGGGAGGAACGAGCACCCTCCTCTTTCCTGTGCCCAATTATGCAG